DNA from Osmerus mordax isolate fOsmMor3 unplaced genomic scaffold, fOsmMor3.pri Scaffold_210, whole genome shotgun sequence:
GGGTCAaacacctcctccagctctgattGGAGGAACCAGGTGTGTCctgacaggcgcacacacacatacacacacatagacaaccatccccaccccacacatacacacgcacacacacacagagagagagagaaaatatggTGGTCTTACGGACAcactccagcagggggcagtagcTGTcataggggaagagagggggctcCAGGCCTCGGAAGTAGAGCTTCAAAACTCCGGCCACTGAGTCCAGATCACACTCACTGTCCAGCGGGTCCTCTCCTGCAGGGTCACCACAGGTCACCACGGGTCACCACAGGTCACCACGGGTCACCACGGGTCACCACGGGTCACCACGGGTCACCACGGGTCACCACGGGTCACCACAGGGTCACCACAGGTCAgcggggaagggtggggggattGTTTGtgaagggggtgtgtgtgtgtgcgaagggtgtggtgtgtgtatgtgtgagggagtcaggtgtatgtgtgtgtgtacagtacctcGCTCAAATGCATCTCTGATGTGGTTGACCTCTCTCTGAGAACCCGGAACCCTGAATATCCCCTCATGATGGAGACctgggagggggacaggaggggagggagagagagaggaagggaggggagggagggagggagaggaggggaggggagggagaggagaggaggggagggagagagaaaagaagggaggggagggagaggaggggaggtagaggaggggaggagaggggggggagagaagggagaggaggggagggacaggagggacaggaggggagggagagagaaaggaagggaggggagggagaggaggggagggagagagagagacaggagggagaggaggggagggagaggagggacaggaggggagggagaggaggggaggagagggaggggagaggagggagaggaggggaggggagaggagggagaggaggggagggagaggaggggaggagaggggggggagggagagagagaggaagggagggagaggaggggaggagaggggggggaggagaggagggacaggaggggagggagaggaggggaggagaggggggagaggagggagaggaggggagggagaggaggggaggagagggggggagggagagagagaggaagggaggggagggagaggagggagagagaggaggggaggggagagagaggagggagagagaggaggggaggggagggagaggaggggaggagagggagaggagggagaggaggggagggagaggaagggaggggagggagaggagggagagagaggaggggagggaggggaggggagagagaggagggggaggaaaaggaaagggggacaaagagagggagggactgggAGATTACTATCCTGCACAGGGTGGTGTGGTGCATGTGGAAGGGTACCTCAAGttagaggtcaaaggtgaggtGGCTCACCGTGGAGGTTTATGAACCTGATACAGCTCTCAACCACCACAGGGATCTGCTGACCAGTactctgagagagaggaagagagggcgagagcgatggtagagtgagaaagagagagaggagtaattGTTTATCCTGAGCATGTGTCATGCAAGCTTTATTCCCAACATCTACCTGCGTCCGAGACATCTTCCTCCTTCTGCTGCAcatacaggcagagagacagaggcagagaggcagaggcagagagagagaggcataggcagagagacagaggtagagagagaggcagaaaggatAAAAGAAGGATGATCAATCAGAAAAACAAACTGAAAAActtgtaaagagagagaaggatgagactTGACCTCTGTCAGGGACtaaagatagaaggagagagagaggaagagagagagagaggaagagagaggaagagagacagagggagaggaagagaggaagagaggaagagagagagagggagaggaagagaggaagagagagagagggagaggaagagagagagagatagagagagggcaagCAAGTTTAGCAATACATGCAGCACTGGAGTAACACAGCAATAACTAAacagaagtgtttgtgtgtacacatgcgattgtgtctgagagagtatacggttgtgagtatgtgtgtgtgtgtgtatatacagtgtatgtgtgtaagtttttcagtgtgtgtgtgttacctgtataTAGGACAGCATGTGGGCTGTGAAGAGAGTGTGGCTGAACTGGGAACAAGGTCTGGCCTTCCTCTGTCTGACTGAGCGAGCACACAGCACTCTGGGAAACACAAacagcatgcatgcacacacacacagcatgcatgcacacacccacacacacacacacaaaatatgcatgcaaacacacacacatgcacacacacaatatatgcacacacacacatgcaatggcTTACAAACACATACTCCAACATTGTTATTGCTGAGTTACACAAGGACTATCACTCTCCGTGTCttcatcccctccacctctcctccttcctcctctctctgcctccctccctccctctctccctccctctctccctccctccctccctctctcaggactGTAGTCGTCATGGTTACCTGGAAGGGTCACTATCCACAGCTTCAGCtgcaacaaaaagagagaggggtagttAGAGAAGGGTTGGTTAGAGAGGGGTAGTTAGAGAAGGGGTGGTTAGAGAGGGGTAGTTAGAGAAGGGGTGGTTAGAGAGGGGTAGTTAGAGAAGGGGTGGTTAGAGAGGGGTAGTTAGAGAAGGGGTGGTTAGAGAAGGGGTGGTTAGAGAGGGGTAGTTAGAGAAGGGGTGGTTAGAGAGGGGTAGTTAGAGAAGGGGTGGTTAGAGAGGGGTAGTTAGAGAAGGGGTGGTTAAGGGGTAGTTAGGGTACCTTTCTGTATAGCCTCTTGTAGAAGGTCGTGTTTGGCCTGAAGCttggaggacagagagctgcTGGTGAAGAACTCCTTCACTTTCTGACGAACAGACAGAGGATCATgttaaccatacacacaccacacccaccacacacaccacacacaccacacacacacacaccacacacatttagtcatttagcagatgctcttatccagagcgacacacaccacacacacacacaccacaccacacacacacaccacacacacacacacacacacaccacccacacaccaccacacacaccacagtccgtgtgtgtgtgtctgggtcctGCCCGTACCGTGAAGTAGAAGATCTCTGTCTCCTGCTGATTGGCTCGTCGCTTGGCCGTGGTGAGTTTCTGGGTGGAGCTGGCCCCAGAAGGCTCGTGTGATAAGCTGCTTGCtaggtcaggggcggggtttgCGTCACTCTCACCCATACTGTCCAATAGGGAGTTGAGTGTGGCTTTGAGAGTCTTGCTAACCTGGAAGGTACAATCACAGCGTTGCTAGGAGACAATGCATGGTATACAGAAACAGAAtgatgattgacaggtccatTAACCAATCAGTAGGGGGGGTCAACTCACCTCCTCTGTTTCCAAGGTGACGGAGGCAAGACGTGATTGAAGCTGCTGGAACCTGGTTTCCAGTTCATACCTCACCTGGCTCTCTGCACTGACCTCACACacctgaagcacacacacacacaggctatatacacacaccttggTTTGGTTTCCTGACTGTGTTGGGGATTGATGTGGTCTCCTTTGTGGGGTCCAGATCCACACTGGGGTGAGGGGTCAGTAAAGGTCAGGGTCCTCACCTGGTCTCCTTCGTGTGGGTGATAGTTGAACTTAAAGGGTAAACAGAATGCAGTGTCGTGTTGCTGTAGCAACGCATCTCTGTCTCCGCCCTGGTCCAGCGCAGAGACCGCCGCCTCCAGCTGCTgaagccccgcctcctccacccGCTGGACACGCCCCCTGCCCGCCAAGTAGCTCCTCATCACCCGCTCCACCGAGAGATGGAACCCCAAGTCACagcactgagagagggagagggaggggtgtgttcaggtgtgagagcgggtgcaggtgtgtgtgttcaggtgtgagaGCGGgtgtctgtgcaggtgtgtgcgttCAGGTGTGAGAGCGGgtgtctgtgcaggtgtgtgtgttcaggtgtgagaGCGGgtgtctgtgcaggtgtgtgtgttcaggtgtgagagtgggtgtctgtgcaggtgtgtgtgttcaggtgtgtgttctcacgtCGATGAGAGCGCTGATGTCCTGAAGATAGTACTTGTTCATGGCAGCGTTGGCTGCTGCCAGGTTCAGGAGGTAGTCGTTCCGCGCCTTGGTGCACTTCAGCTGGGTCTCCTGCACCCTGCCatgtctctgcacacacacatacacacgcacacacacatatacacacatacacagaggcaTAAATGCTTGCCAAGGCAGACACAGGAAACTCAGGTTGGTAAGAAGATGTTAAAGACTTCCTGTGCCACAGAATTATcacacttcctctctttccatctgcctcagcagagacacacacacaaaaaaaaactccaATCACCTTCTCCATCAGCCGCTCCATCTTCTTAACAGAACTACGCCTCTGGCCTCCTGATTGGCCAAGACCAAGGTCTGATTTgccagtctgtctctcctccaatcGCTCGGCCTCTTTCAGCTTCCCCTCAGCTGATAGGCTGTCTGTGTGGTACTGGTTGTACGTCTTCAGAGCCTTCATCAGAACATTATCATCATCACTATCATCAACATTATCATCTTCATCAttatgacacccacacacacacacacccccacacgtaCCGTCTGCAGTTCACTGGTCACCTTCAGCAGCTCATCTTGCATCTGGACTCCAATCTCCCTGCTCTGGAGACAAAACGTCCATCAGTCTATCAgtctatcagtctctctctctctctctctctcgctctcgctctcgctctcgctctcgctctcgctctcgctctcgctctctgtgtgtACCCGCTTGGCCAGGCGGTGTGTGTCTTCGGCGGTGTGTGCCAGGCGCTGGGTGAGGGTGTAGCAGCAGGAGTCGCTCAGCGCTGCGTGTTCTCTGCTCTCCTGACGCGTCTGAGTCAGCAGCACTGACCACACCTGACACACCGACTGCCCCCACTGCTCcttcctggagggagggggggggggaattacaTATTTGCATTAGTGGTCAGACCCACCtatccccatacacacacttgcacacacgctTACCTCTTGGTCTTGTGTGTGAATCTCTCTGTGAGTTTGTCGAGGGCACGTGCATACTCGGCCTCGATGTCGCCACGACGACGCAGGAACTCGGAGAGGTCGGACAGCTGCTGCTGTTTGACCTCAACCTGACCTTCTAGAACCTTCATCTGCTCCATCAGCTGGACCCGcaggtctgacacacacacacgcagagtaaGGCACAGTTTAGTATTATATAAAACTTaagtctctctttgtgtctcagaTCTGCACACTCCGCTtgatccctctccctgtctctgttacCCTCTtcatatccctctctccatccctctctctgttaccCTCTtcatatccctccctctccctctctctctagcccacACAGCCCAAGGCTGACTCAATATGAGTAGACAGCATCACTAATACTGGCTATAAATATCATCCACATTGTAGAGTAAAGAGAAGCAACCCCataacaccacacacgcacacacgctcacacacacgcacacactcacattcggacttacacacacacacacacacacatacatacatccacacacaaccactcacaCATGTCAGTAAAAcatcctgacctttgacctgggaGTCGTACTCTgcgcccttctccctcctcagctTGCCGTGTGATGTCATCATCTTTGAACTTGGACCTCTGACCCTGGCTTAATAAATATACCCcctgtgacctgtgaccccAACCTAGTGTGATGCTGCTACAGCTACACCTGCATTAaccctgtctgcctttctgctaCGTTTCTATTGTGGTGACTGGTTGTGTTGTCGCTGTGGTGACTGGTTGTGTTGTCGCTGTGGTGACTGGTTGTGTTGTCGCTGTGGTGACTGGTTGTGTTGTCGCTGTGGTGACTGATTTTGTTATGACTGTTTATCCATTGGGTCCTTCGAGTGAATCTATATAGATgaacttgagagagagagagagagagagagagagagagagagggagggagggagggaggggggagagaaggagggagagagggggggcaggatgtAATGAGTAATATCactaatgaaacacacacacattacactacTGTTGCTGTGTACTTATAAAGACCATGTTCCTCATTGGTCTGAGAAACTATCTATGCCACTTCATATCAGAAAAGATACGGAATGAGACCCAACTGTGAgctgacaagcacacacacatgcacacacacatgcacacacacatgcacacacacatacacacatacatacacacatacatgcacaaacacgcacgcacacacacaaactcttaaaTATAAGTTGGGCAGACACACTGTGATTCTCTCTCCCACATCCTGTGTTTGTTACACAACAAGTTTCCGTGTTCAAACTCCCAACTGTCTGAAAACTACAGCAGGCTACATAGACCCCTGTAGAACCACAGAGGAACCCTCTAAACGAGACGCTTTAAAGATCAACAGAACCATGTAGGGTTCCAAACAGAACCATGTAAGGTTCAAAACAGAACCTGTTTCTCTGAGCAGAAAAAACATCAAGTAGAAACATGAAGGTTCCATACACAACATTAGAGCTCTATTCATAACATGAGGGTTCTGTAGATGACAGGTTCTGtagatgacccctgaccctgctctGTAGATGACAGGTTCTGTTGATAACAGGTTCTGTAGATGACAGGTTCTGtagatgacccctgaccctgctctGTAGATGACAGGTTCTGTTGATAACAGGTTCTGtagatgacccctgaccctgctctGTAGATGACAGGTTCTGTTGATAACAGGTTCTGtagatgacccctgaccctgctctGTATATGACAGATTCTGGGTGTGTGGCTGGAGAGGAGGTTGCCCTGGCCCTTGTCTGGGGTCATGAGGTGCAGGTGCTACAGAGGGCCAGGTGGACTAAGagccctgacagagagagagacggacagagagaggaacagaaagagaggtagagagagagagacgaatgAAGTGGGGTGCAAAGgggattgagagaaagagagagcggaagagagagaaagagcaaatcTGTGTCTGAAGTGACTCAACGCGTCACATGATGCCAAATATGCTACGCAGCTAACAAACCCATCTGAATGAATGCCAGCCATGCTAACTAGCTGAACTAGCTCGCTGGTCCCTAGGTTTGATCATAGCCAGAAGGACACTAGGACAACATTAGCATGCTACGATGCTATCTTACCAAGTTGCTATTGCGAGCACAGATTGCACACTAGAGTTACTCTGGCATGTAAACAAGAGAATCTAAATGAGGAATGGAGACTTGACTGTCTGCTGATGCTTGATGACTGCTACACCTTGAAATGGACAAACTAAGACAACGATCACACCggcacacactgtaacacacactgtaacaaacACTGTAAcaaacactgtaacacacactgtaTCACACAGAGAAATAACAGATACAGAAAGAATATGCAGGTTTTTAAAATGTACGTCTGtctttctatcactctctcattctctctcacacacacaggcaagagaATATAAATGTTACACAAATATTACATAATTGATCCATCCAGTTGCTTCCATCCATCATGCCTTGGACCATTTACAAACACCCCTGATATCTTAGTCCAACATGCACTCTCCACAGGCATGCATTCTTGGTTCAatttgacacacactgacacggaCAGaggcacaatcacacacacactaacacacacactaacacacacactaacacacacactaacacacacactaacacactcacgtGTGCAGACagcagacattcacacacacacgaatgacACGGACACAAATGTCATGTCCGTAAACAAAACGACaaccatacctctctctctctctctctggtcctctggtctttctgttctcttctgctcccctcccctccttccttccctctctctctctctatattacACAGAGTGAACACTGTTTGAATCTGACAGATTTCTCTCAGctcactctctttcctcctccctctttccctccctccctccctccttctagcCTTCCTGctttcacagacacactctcaaaaacaaccctccctctttctccctctctttcacacacagctctctctcctctctctctcttctccactctaCTGAAGCAGAGAAAATGTCACAACCTaagccacaccccctctctcctctcctctccagccctgctATAAATACCTCTGCAGCTATGaatacactctctttctccctcagcatccttctctttctctcccttcctccctctcttcaccacACTGTCGCTCTCACTCTCGCCACGCCATGTTTTTTCCGATGACCTTGTATTATTTCACCCAACAACACCGTCGGCTGATAGACAaccacgcgcacacgcacacggtgatgtgaccatttacatgcacggaggaaaacacatgcaagcatgcaaacacactctctctctcacacacacacactctctctctcacacacacatccagtcgtGCTCGCAGtctcctctgtttcctgtcgGGGGTGTTGGTGCGGATGTGGTGTGAGACCTGAGAAAAACAAGCTTTTTTACcttgatcagtgtgtgtgaacgtgcatgtgaatgtgtgtgtgaacatgcatgtgaatatgaatgtgtgtgtgtgtttcaactgGTACCACAGAAGAGAATTTCACCTGAAACTAGACGTGTGAATGAAGCGCTGTCTGCTGTATgttaacaccccccctcccatacaCCGCCCCACACATTAGCAGTCAGGTGATATTAGCAGTGAACTGATATCATTGAGGAGGTGATATTAGTGGTGAGGTGATATTATCCTTGAGGAGGTGATATTAGTGGTGAGGTGATATTATCCTTCAGGAGGTGATATTAGTGGTGAGGTGATATTATCattaaggaggagaggaggaggtgatatTATCCTTCAGGAGGTGATATTAGTGGTGAGGTGATATTATCCTTGAGGAGGTGATATTAGTGGTGAGGTGATATTATCCTTGAGGGGGTGATATTAGTGGTGAGGTGATATTATCattaaggaggtgaggaggaggtgatatTATCCTTCAGGAGGTGATATTAGTGGTGAGGTGATATTATCattaaggaggagaggaggaggtgatatTATCCTTCAGGAGGTGATATTAGTGGTGAGGTGATATTATCattaaggaggagaggaggaggtgatatTATCCTTCAGGAGGTGATATTAGTGGTGAGGTGATATTATcattgaggaggagaggaggaggtgatatTATCCTTGAGGAGGTGATATTAGTGGTGAGGTGATATTATcattgaggaggtgaggaggaggtgatagTGAGGAAGCTTCCTTCTGACCATGTCTCGTGTCAGTGGGGCACATCAGGAGAGTTGCATGTTCAAACCAAATATCCTTTATTTCATCTCCACAACAACATCTTCCAGAAACCAGATTCACTGGAGGGAGCTCTGACCAAGAtgagtcacgtgtgtgtgtgtgtgtgcgcatgcctaCATGCAAAcctatgtgtgcttgtgtgtgtgtgtgtgacagattgtttgtgtgagtgggtgtgtgtgtgagagagtgtgtgtgtgagtgtgtgagtgtgtgtgtgtgtgtgagagagtgtgtgtgtgagtgtgtgtgtgtgtgagtgactgtgtgtgtgagtgactgtgtgtgtgagtgactgtgtgtgtgagtgactgtgtgtgtgagtgtgagaatcAGGACTGCTTCCTCCCCTACTCTGGCAGGCTGAGGGCAGACTGCAGGTGctcggaggagtgtgtgtgtatggaaagagagtgtgtgtgtacggagagagagagagcgagcgccgAGCTCAGATCCTCCGGCCCAACAAGACCGAGACGCAGCACAGCCTCCAGCAGCTGGGAGCGAGAGTTCCCCACAAACGAGtgtgacaggaaggagggaagacctcctcctcccttcagcgTGTAGAGGGGGACTCTGACCATCCCCATCacctaggggggagggggagggagggaggggggagagggagggagggaggtggggagagagggagggtggggggagagggagggagggaggtggggagagggagggagggtggggggggagaggaagggagggagggtgtggggagatggagggagggtgggggggggagagggagggagggagggaggggggagagggagggtggggggagagggaggtagagggagggagggtgggggggagagggagggagggtggggggggggagagggagggagggaggggggagagggagggagggtggggggagagggagggagagggagggagagatacacaGGGAGTGAGAAGGGAAGAAAGTGACAGattgacgagagagagacatggggggaGGTGTACCGTGGCCATAAATCAATGTGAAAGAGaagggaagcacacacacatggtaccTCCTGGCCGTGGTCTGTTGCCGTGGTAGCAGCcgctctctctacatccctgaTCTGAGCCTCGCCCATCTTCTGGGCATAGAAGTGAGTGAtgaggtgggaggagttggAAGAGGGGGCGTGGCAGGAGGTCATGTGATCTTTGACAGACACAGGAAGTTCCACTCCTAGCTCCTCCCACAATTCCCTGCTTAGCCCAGCCTCCAGACCTTCTTCTGAGGGATTAACAAATCTGTGAATATTATATAAATGTTTTATCGAATAAATAATAAAAGCTATCAGGAAGCATGAATCTTGACAATTCTACACAATTTTGAGAATTGTTTACTTGCAATTTCCACCAGTACAAGTATTTTGATTTATTAGGGCTTTTAAAACAATCCAACGATTCAAATGGATCCTAAATGTGCATGTTTAACGGGCTGGTACAGGTGCACCAACTTACCCGCCTGGAAAACCCAGCAGACCATCAAAACGCATCTGCatctacagagagacagagacacggttacacagacacacacacactgacacacacacactgacacacacacacagacccacacacactgacacacacactgacacactgacacacacacactgacccacacacagacccacacacactgacacacacactgacacacacacactgacacacacacagacccacacacactgacacacacacagacacacacacagacccacacacactgacacacacacagacccacacacacacacacagacccacacacactgacacacacacacagacccacacacactgacacacacacagacccacacacactgacacacacacagacccacacacactgacacacacacagacccacacacacagacaccccccccccccccccccctcaccagtaTGATGTGTCTGATGGGGGTGCTTCCAAACAGCTGAGCGTGGGTGTCGGCGTAGAGCAGGATGTGGCAGGCATGCCTGCAGCCTGGGACCTGAAGCGCTTCTTCCCTGGACAGCTGCCCCCctgccatctacacacacactacacgcacacactagacacacacacacacattagacacacacactcgacacacacacactagacacacacacttgacacacacacactagatacacacactcgacacacacacattagacacacacgcacatatattagacacacacactcgacacacacacattagatacacacacaccctagacacacacacacacacattagacacacacactcgacaaacacattagatacacacactcgacacacacacatacattagacacacacactcgacacacacacattagacacacacactagacacacactcacacactagacacacactcatacgttagacacacatgcacacattattaacatacacacagacaggctctcTTGAGATCTGTTGACTCATCTGTGGTCCTGCCATCTGTGTGACTCTTAACACTTACAAACAAACATTGTAGTCTTACCAACACTTAGCAGAGGTGTAGGTAAATTAGTTAATCTGAGGACTGGCTCCCAATATTGCGTGACCAGCGAGTTAAGGGACAAACTAGTCTGCATGTGTTTAGGAAGCACAACGCAGGGGGGGCATGAAGAAGCCTCACCATAGCTCTCTACCGCCATCTGCAGGTCTGGGGTCAAATTACGGCCCGATAAAACGCAGATTCTCTTTAAGTTGTTACCGCGCAGCAACATCCTGACCTTCGCTAGAATGTCAACAAAAATAATGTGTGGACTTACTTAGGCCCTATGGCACTACAGGTCACATGATAGTGTTTTTAGATTCAGACCTACAATGAATGAACTTTGGACTACAAACAGACTGTTTTCCGCTTCCGGTATACGTGGTGACAGCACTGAAACCGATTGGTTATTGTGCTCACCGAAATACATGTAACCAATCGCATTTCGTGACGAGTACAAATACACAGCCCCGGGCATAGGCCAGTTAGCAATGTGTAATCCATGCGATAGTTAAAGTGAAGACACTTTCCATTCAA
Protein-coding regions in this window:
- the LOC136939514 gene encoding rho GTPase-activating protein 4-like yields the protein MMTSHGKLRREKGAEYDSQVKDLRVQLMEQMKVLEGQVEVKQQQLSDLSEFLRRRGDIEAEYARALDKLTERFTHKTKRKEQWGQSVCQVWSVLLTQTRQESREHAALSDSCCYTLTQRLAHTAEDTHRLAKRSREIGVQMQDELLKVTSELQTALKTYNQYHTDSLSAEGKLKEAERLEERQTGKSDLGLGQSGGQRRSSVKKMERLMEKRHGRVQETQLKCTKARNDYLLNLAAANAAMNKYYLQDISALIDCCDLGFHLSVERVMRSYLAGRGRVQRVEEAGLQQLEAAVSALDQGGDRDALLQQHDTAFCLPFKFNYHPHEGDQVCEVSAESQVRYELETRFQQLQSRLASVTLETEEVSKTLKATLNSLLDSMGESDANPAPDLASSLSHEPSGASSTQKLTTAKRRANQQETEIFYFTKVKEFFTSSSLSSKLQAKHDLLQEAIQKAEAVDSDPSSRRRKMSRTQSTGQQIPVVVESCIRFINLHGLHHEGIFRVPGSQREVNHIRDAFERGEDPLDSECDLDSVAGVLKLYFRGLEPPLFPYDSYCPLLECVQLESVSEKASQIRAVVSSFPRTLLVVMRYLFAFLN
- the LOC136939516 gene encoding U8 snoRNA-decapping enzyme-like, with protein sequence MAGGQLSREEALQVPGCRHACHILLYADTHAQLFGSTPIRHIILMQMRFDGLLGFPGGFVNPSEEGLEAGLSRELWEELGVELPVSVKDHMTSCHAPSSNSSHLITHFYAQKMGEAQIRDVERAAATTATDHGQEVMGMVRVPLYTLKGGGGLPSFLSHSFVGNSRSQLLEAVLRLGLVGPEDLSSALALSLSVHTHSLSIHTHSSEHLQSALSLPE